In the genome of Roseimicrobium gellanilyticum, one region contains:
- a CDS encoding TraR/DksA family transcriptional regulator yields MAEAAEPIEVDTESANSATDEFDHDLALAMWESEDEMLQEVDAAIQRIREGRYGLCEETGKVIPSARLMAMPWTRYTLEAEEKLEGLGQKLGPQLRRLHPIAPPGEANAGTSDESDPPQKLGVPDLDQVAAPVDDSTP; encoded by the coding sequence ATGGCTGAGGCTGCGGAGCCAATCGAGGTGGACACCGAGTCAGCCAACAGCGCTACGGATGAGTTTGACCACGACCTCGCGCTGGCCATGTGGGAAAGCGAAGATGAGATGCTCCAGGAGGTCGATGCGGCCATTCAAAGGATCAGAGAGGGGCGTTATGGCCTTTGTGAAGAGACAGGAAAGGTCATTCCATCAGCCCGCCTGATGGCGATGCCGTGGACAAGGTACACACTTGAAGCGGAAGAGAAACTGGAAGGCCTAGGTCAAAAGCTTGGACCACAGCTCCGCCGGCTGCACCCCATAGCTCCGCCGGGAGAGGCGAATGCCGGGACATCTGACGAATCTGACCCGCCCCAAAAGTTGGGCGTCCCCGACTTGGACCAAGTCGCAGCCCCTGTCGATGACAGCACTCCATGA
- a CDS encoding c-type cytochrome domain-containing protein, whose translation MRDIALGAVVCAFMMLGSPACVSTESHPVEVEGLFHSEVKPVLEYYCIECHDSKSRGQYGGLSIETAREAMTTGRNSPVIVPGNPDASLLYKVLRFGHEDPLGMPPAPDKVSDEQLASVRAWIKKGAVWPAGERGRLRLPQ comes from the coding sequence ATGAGAGACATTGCACTTGGAGCTGTTGTCTGTGCGTTCATGATGCTGGGTTCTCCGGCCTGTGTGTCCACGGAGTCGCATCCGGTTGAAGTGGAGGGCCTCTTCCACAGCGAAGTGAAGCCCGTACTGGAATACTACTGCATCGAATGCCATGACTCGAAGTCCAGGGGCCAGTATGGAGGACTCAGCATAGAAACGGCACGGGAGGCCATGACGACAGGGCGCAACTCGCCAGTAATCGTCCCCGGCAATCCTGATGCGAGTCTCTTGTACAAAGTGCTCAGATTCGGACATGAAGATCCGCTGGGTATGCCCCCGGCTCCGGACAAGGTTTCTGACGAGCAACTGGCCTCTGTCCGCGCTTGGATCAAAAAGGGTGCGGTCTGGCCGGCGGGAGAGCGTGGGAGGCTGCGCCTGCCGCAGTGA
- a CDS encoding universal stress protein, producing the protein MNTANQSLGQTVVPATRISRILAPTDFSPLSKAAVCATVTMLEGNPEASLTLMHAVDPGESAVDLDCGDVSHLHPLVARVNHAGKLMKTLRTECGCSSELDTRIVMGNAAHAICNLAREENYDLIVMSSHGRTGLARVLIGSVAERVVQEAPCAILVAKPPKDSAGTLLVTPVPLRFMRLLVGYDHRAGARHALDMAWELAKNRGSHLTLVHALEPGPVMPDCPSSAEERAVCVQEALERLVEVRRRRFPESLDWDLRVEIGEPWDVIVRTAKETCSDIVIVGPHEYTRWGHAYVGSTAQRVVRSAPCPVLVVK; encoded by the coding sequence ATGAACACGGCGAATCAATCGTTGGGTCAGACCGTCGTTCCTGCTACACGCATCAGTAGGATCCTGGCACCTACGGACTTTTCTCCGCTATCGAAGGCTGCCGTCTGTGCCACAGTGACCATGCTCGAAGGCAATCCTGAGGCGTCCCTGACCCTCATGCACGCGGTGGATCCTGGTGAGTCTGCTGTGGATCTGGATTGTGGAGATGTGTCGCATTTGCATCCTCTTGTGGCTCGTGTGAATCATGCGGGCAAGCTGATGAAAACGCTGAGGACGGAATGCGGGTGCAGCTCAGAGTTGGACACTCGCATCGTGATGGGCAATGCGGCGCACGCGATATGCAACCTGGCGAGAGAAGAGAATTATGACCTCATCGTAATGTCCAGCCACGGGCGTACGGGCCTCGCGCGAGTGTTGATCGGCAGCGTTGCCGAGCGGGTTGTACAGGAAGCTCCTTGTGCCATTCTGGTGGCCAAACCACCGAAAGACAGTGCTGGCACCTTGCTGGTAACACCCGTCCCGTTGCGATTCATGAGGCTTCTGGTCGGCTATGACCATCGAGCGGGAGCACGTCATGCCCTGGACATGGCCTGGGAACTGGCCAAAAACAGGGGAAGCCACCTGACCTTGGTGCACGCGCTGGAACCGGGTCCAGTGATGCCAGACTGTCCTTCGAGCGCTGAAGAACGAGCGGTGTGTGTACAAGAGGCACTTGAGAGGCTCGTGGAAGTCCGTCGGAGACGTTTTCCAGAGTCCCTGGACTGGGATCTGCGGGTGGAGATTGGTGAGCCTTGGGATGTGATTGTCCGGACTGCGAAAGAAACCTGCAGTGACATTGTCATCGTAGGACCTCATGAATACACTCGGTGGGGACATGCCTACGTGGGCAGCACCGCGCAACGCGTAGTGCGCTCAGCCCCTTGTCCAGTGCTCGTGGTGAAGTAG
- a CDS encoding universal stress protein — translation MNILCATDFSDSAKRAADVAAGMVAKSETGSTVQLLHSVPDWLVSAEMPGTALLAERSDGDLEREALRLRHAGISVRKDLRYGPPAEEVLLAAEDHPPHLVIMGSTGAGLGSRWLIGSVAERVASLVPVPILVVRNSEPLLGWLRKERPLRVLCAVDFTVSADAAMAYIKQLLSWGPVHVEAAHVTPEKGDSDTGRKPSVPAQGGETEETTSLERDIWERLHDALGDLPIEVYVRPCAGNSAATFLELAREREADLLVVGSDQRHGMRRLAAPSFSHGVIVHSQTNVLCVPVKSFHPDYTVPTIRNVLVATDFSPAGNHAILYAQSLLPFGGRIKLFHVCHDPSPSVNPIIASEIYFEHSMAVTKEKDEAETTIASLIPRQLSTSAILFSSEVVVHGDAAEAIREAAGKFGADVICMGTHGRNRATSVLLGSTVQRLISKSTIPIFVAHAPRV, via the coding sequence ATGAATATCCTCTGCGCGACCGACTTTTCTGATTCTGCCAAACGGGCCGCCGACGTAGCGGCCGGCATGGTGGCCAAGTCCGAAACTGGCAGCACGGTACAACTCCTGCACAGCGTTCCAGACTGGCTGGTTTCCGCTGAAATGCCTGGCACGGCACTTCTGGCCGAGCGCTCCGATGGTGACCTCGAACGTGAGGCCCTTCGGCTGCGTCATGCCGGAATCTCCGTTAGAAAGGACCTCCGCTACGGCCCGCCTGCCGAAGAAGTACTTCTGGCTGCAGAAGACCACCCGCCCCATCTCGTGATCATGGGTTCCACAGGCGCAGGTCTGGGCAGCCGCTGGCTTATCGGCAGCGTGGCAGAACGCGTAGCCTCTCTCGTCCCCGTCCCCATCCTGGTGGTGCGAAACTCCGAACCGCTGCTTGGCTGGCTGCGAAAGGAAAGGCCGCTTCGAGTGCTCTGTGCGGTGGACTTTACCGTCTCTGCAGATGCGGCCATGGCCTACATAAAGCAGCTGCTCTCGTGGGGACCCGTGCATGTGGAAGCTGCACACGTGACACCGGAGAAGGGAGACTCCGATACAGGAAGAAAACCATCCGTTCCAGCACAAGGCGGGGAAACTGAGGAAACCACCAGTCTGGAACGAGACATTTGGGAACGCCTTCACGACGCCCTTGGAGACCTCCCCATCGAGGTCTACGTGCGCCCATGTGCCGGCAATTCGGCAGCCACCTTCCTGGAATTGGCCCGCGAGCGCGAGGCCGACCTCCTGGTGGTTGGTTCAGACCAGCGGCATGGAATGCGCCGATTGGCGGCGCCGTCCTTCTCTCATGGAGTGATCGTTCACTCACAAACCAACGTGCTTTGCGTCCCCGTCAAATCATTCCATCCAGACTACACGGTGCCCACCATTCGAAATGTGCTCGTGGCAACCGATTTCTCCCCTGCTGGCAATCATGCCATCCTCTATGCGCAAAGCCTCCTGCCATTTGGCGGTCGAATCAAACTGTTCCACGTTTGCCACGACCCCTCACCAAGCGTAAATCCGATCATTGCTTCAGAAATCTATTTCGAGCACAGCATGGCGGTGACCAAAGAGAAGGACGAGGCGGAGACAACCATAGCCTCCCTGATTCCACGGCAGCTTTCCACATCCGCCATCTTGTTCAGTTCCGAAGTGGTCGTGCATGGAGACGCAGCCGAGGCAATCCGTGAAGCTGCCGGGAAGTTTGGGGCGGACGTGATTTGTATGGGCACTCACGGAAGAAACCGGGCAACCTCAGTACTGCTGGGCTCCACCGTCCAGCGCCTCATTTCAAAATCGACCATACCCATCTTCGTTGCGCACGCTCCTCGTGTATAG
- a CDS encoding response regulator transcription factor, translating to MLIKVSIVEDDPATRENLLAIINRSDDLTGMETYSSAEDAIRGVPKNLPDVLLVDINLGRRSGIECVAVLKAAHPKLQMMMVTTYDDTKLIFEALRAGASGYLLKRTPAAEIVAAIKEVHEGGSPMSAQIARKVVSYFHPSRSPVSEMETLTPREHEILTLLAKGLQYKEIADHLDISTSTVRGHLHLIYGKLHVQSRTEAVLKYLGR from the coding sequence ATGCTCATCAAAGTTTCCATCGTGGAGGACGATCCGGCCACGCGCGAAAACCTGCTGGCCATCATTAACCGCAGTGATGACCTCACTGGCATGGAAACCTATTCTTCTGCGGAAGACGCCATCCGTGGCGTACCCAAAAATCTGCCGGATGTCCTTCTGGTCGACATCAATCTCGGCCGCCGCAGCGGCATCGAGTGCGTGGCCGTGCTCAAGGCAGCCCATCCCAAGCTGCAGATGATGATGGTGACCACCTACGATGACACCAAGCTTATCTTCGAAGCTCTTCGAGCGGGAGCCAGTGGTTATCTCCTCAAGCGTACCCCTGCCGCTGAAATAGTTGCTGCCATCAAGGAGGTTCACGAGGGAGGGTCGCCTATGTCCGCACAAATTGCGCGGAAGGTAGTGTCATACTTCCACCCCAGCCGTTCTCCGGTCTCCGAGATGGAAACGCTCACCCCGCGGGAGCACGAGATCCTCACGCTGCTCGCAAAAGGTCTGCAGTACAAGGAGATCGCCGATCATCTGGATATCAGCACCAGCACGGTGCGCGGACACCTTCACCTCATCTACGGCAAGCTCCATGTGCAGTCACGGACCGAAGCGGTGCTGAAGTACCTGGGGCGGTAA
- a CDS encoding response regulator: MNSKISPRTVRVVDDDEGISRLIARLLQREGYLTESARSGAEAVDWLRIKRADLMLLDLKLRDMEGTELLDILEKQQCGIPFIVITGQGDERVAVKLMKQGALDYVAKDSNFLEHLPAAVKRSLAQLEREAALAKSEEERRRLERELLAISEQEQRRIGHDLHNGLVWTRFLTCSSGVSPLAHPQMRTRSVPSQTMSRTPFSRPACLPVAFHPCRWR; this comes from the coding sequence ATGAACTCCAAAATCTCACCTCGAACCGTTCGGGTGGTGGATGACGACGAGGGGATTTCGCGTTTGATTGCGCGGCTGCTTCAGCGGGAGGGATATCTCACGGAGAGTGCCAGGTCAGGCGCTGAGGCAGTGGACTGGTTGCGAATCAAGAGAGCTGACCTGATGCTCCTTGATCTGAAGCTCAGGGACATGGAGGGAACGGAGCTGTTGGATATCCTGGAAAAGCAACAATGTGGCATCCCATTCATCGTTATCACGGGGCAGGGGGACGAGAGGGTGGCCGTGAAGCTGATGAAGCAGGGCGCCTTGGATTATGTTGCCAAAGACTCGAATTTCCTGGAGCACTTGCCGGCGGCGGTAAAGCGGTCGCTTGCCCAATTGGAACGTGAAGCCGCGTTGGCAAAGTCGGAGGAGGAACGACGGCGGCTGGAGCGCGAGCTGCTTGCCATTAGCGAGCAGGAGCAAAGGCGCATTGGACATGACCTCCATAACGGGCTGGTGTGGACACGCTTCTTGACGTGCTCAAGCGGCGTCTCTCCTCTAGCTCACCCGCAGATGCGGACGCGGTCGGTGCCATCTCAAACTATGTCAAGGACGCCATTCAGCAGACCCGCATGCTTGCCCGTGGCCTTTCACCCGTGCAGGTGGAGATGA
- a CDS encoding dienelactone hydrolase family protein, producing MKQLSPVLNHQHVPVEGMRVHIPVSGAVLEGMLDIPERAPGIVLFVHGSGSSHHSPRNQFVAEEIRKKGLGALLFDLLTQQEELADEETLELRFEIGFLAKRLIEVTNWLLDQPESAGKQIGFFGSSTGAAAALVAAAHFGTRVGAVVSRGGRPDLADNALREVNAPTLLIVGGSDYEVLQLNEAALRELRCEKAMKVIPGATHLFEEYGALPQVAHHAAVWLRHHLKN from the coding sequence ATGAAACAGCTTTCTCCAGTATTGAACCACCAACATGTGCCCGTCGAAGGCATGCGGGTGCACATCCCAGTAAGCGGTGCCGTGCTTGAAGGCATGCTGGATATCCCTGAAAGAGCGCCAGGCATCGTGCTCTTCGTGCACGGAAGCGGAAGTAGCCACCACAGTCCCCGAAACCAGTTTGTCGCCGAAGAGATTCGGAAGAAGGGACTCGGGGCTCTTCTGTTTGACCTGCTCACCCAACAGGAGGAACTGGCGGACGAAGAAACCCTCGAACTGCGGTTCGAAATCGGATTCCTGGCCAAACGGCTCATCGAGGTGACGAACTGGCTGCTGGACCAACCGGAAAGCGCAGGAAAGCAAATCGGATTCTTTGGCTCCAGCACGGGAGCCGCTGCGGCTCTGGTGGCAGCTGCACATTTTGGAACCCGAGTGGGTGCTGTCGTCTCCCGAGGTGGCAGACCCGATCTGGCAGATAATGCGTTGCGTGAAGTCAACGCCCCTACCCTGTTGATTGTCGGCGGCAGCGACTACGAGGTTCTCCAGTTGAACGAAGCGGCACTGCGAGAACTGCGCTGTGAGAAAGCCATGAAAGTGATTCCCGGGGCCACCCACCTTTTTGAAGAATACGGCGCCCTGCCGCAAGTGGCTCACCACGCTGCGGTATGGTTGCGCCACCATCTGAAAAACTGA
- a CDS encoding tyrosine-type recombinase/integrase, with the protein MRREDRPKQAFTRRGNRIYRHAYHRDGVETFAEGYTFRMKKDGVQHYFSLGTELEAAKSMADRIGAFLSVPSNTVEQLYDHSDFAHLRPSRRVTRAKHAKPPTVETKKPTVGEFCLRYEAVTGHLSRFSVSDNLNSLRRIVAHSLGLPRLSRHANKAEKTAWHAKVRAVQLDLVTPVVVESFRQEMLKSAGQDHLKRAKAATTSNSYIRCAASMFAPKLSVHFQDFELPAINPFRTTRPLPEPSHRYVSSIDASDLLKLARTELETSQPEVYLVIVLALCCGMRRAEIDRLTWEQVDLAGGHIWIRTTAYSRPKARNSESRIDLAPEVVHILKTHRHSWEAGPFVIPGSLDLKVRVRCMPTFAKALQWLRSHGVKSVTALHTLRKEAGSLIFSQVGSIDVAADFLRNDVKVAREHYIGRKQRLQLQFPELAVTAPALDVHASART; encoded by the coding sequence ATGAGACGCGAAGACAGGCCAAAGCAGGCGTTCACCCGCCGCGGAAATCGCATCTATCGCCATGCCTATCATCGGGACGGAGTAGAGACTTTTGCTGAGGGGTACACGTTCCGAATGAAGAAGGATGGCGTGCAGCACTACTTCTCCTTGGGCACCGAACTTGAGGCTGCAAAGTCGATGGCGGATCGAATCGGAGCCTTCTTGTCAGTTCCCAGCAATACGGTGGAGCAGCTCTACGACCACTCGGATTTCGCTCATCTGCGACCATCAAGACGAGTCACCCGGGCGAAGCATGCCAAGCCCCCGACTGTGGAGACCAAGAAACCCACAGTTGGAGAATTTTGCCTCCGTTACGAGGCCGTGACCGGTCACCTGAGCCGCTTCTCTGTTTCTGACAATTTGAATTCCCTTCGGCGCATCGTTGCTCACTCGCTCGGACTGCCAAGGCTTTCGCGGCACGCTAACAAGGCGGAAAAGACCGCTTGGCACGCAAAAGTCCGCGCCGTGCAACTGGACTTAGTCACTCCTGTCGTTGTGGAATCCTTCCGCCAAGAGATGCTGAAGTCAGCCGGGCAAGACCACCTCAAACGAGCCAAAGCTGCCACGACCTCGAATTCCTACATCCGTTGCGCAGCCAGCATGTTCGCACCGAAGCTCAGCGTCCATTTTCAGGATTTCGAGTTGCCCGCCATCAATCCCTTTCGGACCACGCGCCCCCTACCCGAACCAAGTCACCGGTATGTCTCTTCAATAGATGCCTCCGACCTGCTCAAACTCGCACGAACCGAACTCGAAACAAGCCAGCCTGAAGTTTATCTGGTCATCGTGTTGGCACTTTGCTGTGGAATGCGGCGAGCGGAGATTGATAGACTCACCTGGGAACAAGTCGATCTAGCAGGGGGCCACATCTGGATTCGCACCACTGCTTACTCCCGCCCCAAAGCGCGCAATTCGGAAAGCCGCATCGATCTGGCTCCCGAAGTCGTGCACATCCTCAAAACCCACCGGCACTCATGGGAAGCCGGACCATTCGTCATCCCGGGTTCCCTCGATCTCAAGGTCCGGGTACGATGCATGCCCACGTTTGCCAAAGCCCTTCAATGGCTCAGAAGTCATGGCGTCAAAAGCGTCACTGCACTTCACACCCTCAGGAAGGAAGCCGGCTCATTAATCTTTAGCCAGGTAGGCTCCATTGACGTGGCTGCGGACTTTCTCCGAAACGACGTCAAAGTGGCCCGCGAGCACTACATTGGACGCAAGCAAAGACTACAACTTCAGTTTCCTGAGCTCGCCGTGACAGCTCCCGCGTTGGACGTCCACGCAAGTGCTAGGACCTAA
- a CDS encoding polysaccharide deacetylase family protein encodes MWLPNSSGQQQKPQTTGDETLPQSPPAELARGPQNLRQIALTFDAEGDDTGLEDLLRMLERERVSSTFFLTGRWAFEHLSLARMIAAQGHIIGNHSWDHRDLTGAEDWQVCEELVRTDDRFVGWFGRQYLPLFRAPYGEVNKRVLRQAQKLGFFSIRWTVDTLDAVEGRKLATFIEGRVLGKSDEELQGAIILMHVGYPETVEALPVIIHNLRERGFEFVTIPEWIPELQRRTLAGTSSPGSPVSPVTISPDASPDCD; translated from the coding sequence ATGTGGCTCCCAAATTCGAGTGGCCAGCAACAAAAGCCGCAAACCACGGGAGACGAGACTCTTCCGCAGTCGCCCCCGGCCGAGCTTGCCCGTGGCCCGCAGAATCTGCGGCAGATAGCGCTCACCTTTGATGCAGAAGGCGACGACACAGGTCTGGAAGACCTGCTACGCATGCTGGAACGTGAGAGGGTCAGCTCCACCTTCTTTCTGACCGGTCGATGGGCATTTGAGCATCTTTCCCTAGCGAGGATGATTGCGGCTCAGGGGCACATCATAGGCAATCACTCGTGGGATCATAGGGACCTCACCGGGGCGGAAGACTGGCAGGTTTGCGAGGAATTGGTTCGAACAGACGATCGCTTTGTTGGATGGTTTGGACGACAGTACTTGCCATTGTTCAGAGCTCCCTATGGGGAGGTCAACAAACGGGTGCTGAGGCAGGCGCAGAAATTGGGCTTTTTCAGCATTCGATGGACCGTCGATACGCTCGATGCCGTGGAGGGCCGCAAACTGGCGACCTTCATCGAAGGGAGGGTTCTGGGGAAAAGTGACGAGGAACTGCAAGGAGCCATCATCCTCATGCATGTGGGCTACCCGGAAACGGTCGAGGCTCTGCCAGTCATCATTCACAATCTCAGGGAGCGCGGATTCGAATTCGTCACGATTCCAGAGTGGATTCCAGAGCTACAGCGCAGAACGCTCGCGGGCACCAGTTCACCTGGCAGCCCAGTTTCCCCGGTGACAATCAGTCCTGACGCATCACCTGATTGTGACTAA
- a CDS encoding Hsp20/alpha crystallin family protein, with amino-acid sequence MSALTRFNPFRSSTWDPFREIGELENRLEKYFGKPLIPGNGGKETMAIAEWAPLVDITEDAKEYLVKAELPELKKEDVKVSVEDGDLTISGERKFEKEEKGKKYHRIERSYGSFMRTFTLPEGVAAEKVNAEFKDGILTVHLPKDEKAAPKTVDVKVQ; translated from the coding sequence ATGAGTGCACTCACCAGATTCAATCCGTTCCGCAGTTCCACCTGGGATCCCTTCCGGGAAATCGGAGAACTCGAAAACCGCCTCGAAAAATACTTCGGCAAACCGCTCATTCCTGGCAATGGAGGCAAGGAAACCATGGCCATAGCTGAATGGGCGCCGCTGGTCGACATCACCGAGGATGCCAAAGAGTACCTCGTGAAGGCGGAACTGCCTGAACTCAAGAAGGAGGACGTGAAGGTCAGCGTCGAGGACGGCGACCTCACGATCTCGGGCGAACGCAAGTTCGAAAAGGAGGAGAAGGGCAAGAAGTACCACCGCATTGAGCGATCCTATGGCAGCTTCATGCGGACGTTTACGCTGCCTGAGGGAGTCGCTGCTGAGAAGGTGAACGCCGAATTCAAGGACGGCATCCTTACCGTACATCTTCCCAAGGACGAAAAGGCAGCACCCAAGACGGTGGACGTCAAAGTGCAGTAG
- a CDS encoding phosphoribosyltransferase, protein MQPKCFLNRGHAGQVLAQALMRYAFRKDVLILGLPRGGVPVAYEVAEALHAPLDVMVVRKLGVPGWEELAMGAIASGGIRVMNEDVVLATAVSPEAIEQAITIQQKELERREMLYRGHTRAPQMTGKTVILVDDGIATGASICAAIKAIRSQAPGQLIVAVPVAAAET, encoded by the coding sequence ATGCAACCCAAGTGTTTCTTGAATCGCGGCCATGCCGGGCAAGTTCTGGCACAGGCCCTCATGCGCTACGCCTTCCGGAAAGACGTCCTGATCCTCGGGCTCCCGCGCGGAGGCGTACCCGTGGCCTACGAGGTCGCGGAGGCGCTCCACGCACCGCTGGATGTGATGGTAGTGCGCAAGCTGGGTGTCCCGGGATGGGAGGAACTCGCCATGGGAGCAATCGCCAGCGGAGGCATACGTGTCATGAACGAGGATGTGGTGCTGGCGACAGCCGTTTCACCAGAGGCGATTGAACAGGCCATCACCATTCAACAAAAGGAACTCGAGCGCCGCGAAATGCTCTATCGAGGCCATACGCGAGCTCCGCAGATGACAGGAAAGACGGTCATCCTGGTAGATGACGGAATTGCCACCGGGGCGAGCATCTGCGCTGCCATCAAGGCGATTCGCAGCCAGGCACCGGGCCAGCTCATTGTCGCAGTGCCGGTGGCAGCCGCTGAGACTTGA
- a CDS encoding zinc-binding alcohol dehydrogenase family protein, with protein MKAMVLKCSGEHLELEEVPVPSPGPGQVLVKVEDCGVCRTDLHVIDGELHFLKLPLIPGHEIVGEVAALGMGVEGVRLHDRVGIPWLGWTCGGCEYCLTGRENLCDAAKFTGYTLDGGYAEYAIADARYCFPLSKNMPSVAVAPLLCAGLIGYRSLLKTGDGQRLGLYGFGAAAHILIQVARHQGREVYAFTRKDNDTAQEFARSLGAVWAGASEDKPPCLLDAAIIFAPVGELVPLALRSLRKGGVVVCGGIHMSDIPAFPYAYLWEERSIVSVANLTRRDGVEFLSLAPSIPVTTETHAFPLEAANEALTRLREGRISGAAVLVPSLAYPLSPAS; from the coding sequence ATGAAAGCCATGGTGCTGAAGTGTTCCGGCGAGCATCTGGAACTCGAGGAGGTCCCAGTACCGTCTCCAGGGCCGGGCCAGGTGCTTGTGAAGGTGGAGGACTGCGGAGTGTGCCGGACAGATTTGCATGTCATTGATGGCGAACTCCATTTCCTCAAGCTTCCTTTGATTCCAGGTCATGAGATCGTCGGGGAGGTGGCAGCATTGGGGATGGGCGTTGAGGGTGTGCGACTCCATGACCGCGTGGGGATTCCCTGGTTGGGGTGGACGTGTGGCGGTTGCGAGTATTGTCTCACCGGGCGCGAGAACCTGTGTGACGCTGCGAAGTTCACCGGCTACACCCTGGACGGGGGCTACGCCGAGTATGCTATTGCCGACGCACGATACTGCTTTCCACTTTCCAAGAACATGCCGAGCGTGGCCGTTGCACCGCTGCTGTGTGCAGGATTGATTGGCTATCGTTCGCTGTTGAAGACGGGTGATGGCCAACGTTTAGGGCTCTACGGATTCGGTGCAGCTGCACACATCCTCATCCAAGTGGCACGCCATCAAGGGCGCGAAGTGTACGCGTTCACGCGGAAAGACAATGATACGGCACAAGAGTTTGCGCGGAGCCTTGGAGCTGTGTGGGCAGGGGCTTCGGAGGATAAGCCGCCTTGTCTTTTAGATGCGGCAATCATCTTTGCTCCGGTGGGAGAATTGGTGCCCCTCGCGCTGCGATCCCTGCGGAAGGGCGGGGTGGTCGTTTGCGGAGGCATTCATATGAGTGATATCCCGGCATTCCCATACGCCTACCTTTGGGAGGAGCGCAGCATTGTCTCGGTGGCGAATCTCACGCGCAGGGATGGCGTCGAGTTCCTTTCACTTGCTCCCTCTATTCCGGTGACCACAGAAACACACGCCTTCCCCTTGGAAGCTGCCAATGAGGCTCTCACCCGCCTTCGCGAGGGGAGGATCAGCGGGGCGGCAGTGCTCGTACCCTCCCTGGCATATCCCCTGTCGCCCGCAAGTTGA
- a CDS encoding ATP-binding protein, with translation MLARGLSPVQVEMSGLMSALKSLTDHGSTLFKVSCNFHCDEPVHVEDHGMATHVYRIAQEAIHNAVRHGKARRIDVVLSRDKTGVVLRILSDGDSGPVAQLTGGDGMGLHTMTYRARLIGGELQIHPRESSGTEVVCTFPWE, from the coding sequence ATGCTTGCCCGTGGCCTTTCACCCGTGCAGGTGGAGATGAGCGGCCTGATGTCGGCGCTAAAGAGCCTCACTGACCACGGATCCACGCTTTTCAAGGTCAGCTGCAACTTTCACTGCGACGAGCCTGTGCACGTGGAGGACCATGGAATGGCCACTCACGTCTATCGCATCGCTCAGGAAGCGATTCACAATGCAGTCAGACATGGCAAGGCGCGGCGTATCGATGTCGTCTTGTCACGTGATAAGACAGGTGTTGTGTTGCGCATCTTGAGCGATGGAGATTCTGGACCTGTCGCGCAGTTAACGGGCGGGGATGGAATGGGACTTCACACCATGACATACCGCGCCAGGCTGATAGGGGGAGAGCTCCAGATTCACCCTCGCGAGTCGTCAGGCACGGAGGTTGTTTGCACTTTTCCGTGGGAATGA